A part of Komagataeibacter medellinensis NBRC 3288 genomic DNA contains:
- a CDS encoding phosphoadenosine phosphosulfate reductase domain-containing protein encodes MSMATASLSSHQGTVAPEPGEIPDLARYDHVIVACSFGKDSLASTLHLLEKGVAPQRIEWWHHRVDDDGDVFDWPHVPDYGRHLAAALGVRLYFSARQGGIVREMLRENAPTAPVWFDTPTGRVTVGGKGPPNTRRRFPQVSANLSVRWCSPYAKIMVADGALRNQARFSHARTLFVTGERAAESANRARYAVFERHRADCRDGRIRRHIDHWRPVHAWSEAAVWQILRRHGVIPPLPYQLGFGRLSCLTCVFMSADQAATLRHMDPDRFARLCEWERAFGCTIRRDRDLGTLARGGTVYGPVRQHPGLVRRALCHRWRGRVLTSPEQWVLPAGAFGESAGPV; translated from the coding sequence ATGTCCATGGCGACCGCAAGCCTGTCATCCCACCAAGGAACTGTCGCGCCGGAGCCCGGAGAGATACCTGATCTGGCGCGTTATGATCACGTCATCGTCGCCTGTTCCTTTGGCAAGGATTCCCTCGCCAGTACGCTGCACCTGCTCGAAAAGGGCGTGGCGCCGCAGCGCATCGAGTGGTGGCACCATCGTGTGGACGATGACGGGGACGTTTTTGACTGGCCGCATGTGCCCGATTACGGGCGGCATCTGGCTGCGGCCCTTGGCGTCAGGCTGTATTTCTCCGCGCGCCAGGGTGGGATCGTGCGGGAAATGCTGCGCGAGAATGCGCCGACCGCACCGGTCTGGTTCGATACCCCGACAGGGCGGGTCACTGTCGGTGGCAAGGGACCGCCCAATACGCGACGCCGCTTCCCGCAGGTTTCGGCGAACCTGTCGGTCCGCTGGTGTTCCCCATACGCCAAGATCATGGTTGCGGATGGCGCCCTGCGGAACCAGGCGCGCTTCAGTCATGCCCGGACCCTGTTTGTAACCGGAGAACGCGCGGCGGAGTCCGCGAACCGTGCCCGTTACGCTGTCTTTGAGCGGCACCGGGCAGACTGTCGTGATGGTCGGATCCGACGGCATATCGATCACTGGCGGCCGGTACATGCCTGGAGTGAAGCGGCTGTCTGGCAGATCCTGCGTCGGCATGGCGTGATTCCGCCGCTTCCCTATCAGCTCGGGTTTGGCCGCCTGTCCTGCCTGACATGTGTATTCATGTCTGCCGATCAGGCTGCGACGCTGCGTCACATGGACCCGGATCGGTTCGCCCGGCTGTGTGAGTGGGAACGCGCATTTGGCTGCACCATCCGACGCGACCGGGACCTCGGCACGCTAGCCAGGGGCGGCACGGTCTACGGCCCCGTGCGCCAGCACCCGGGTCTGGTGCGCCGCGCGCTCTGCCACCGCTGGCGTGGCCGTGTCCTCACATCCCCCGAACAATGGGTCCTGCCCGCTGGCGCATTCGGCGAGAGCGCCGGGCCGGTCTGA
- a CDS encoding DUF5983 family protein, producing the protein MLAPFQIRKFLDLSTGHLPLSDRGHLERYARSGGSFGLTCLSGPHGWFVHVPLMWTAFTMQEVTLIALSYLSSAYFRSSEMH; encoded by the coding sequence ATGTTAGCGCCTTTCCAGATCCGGAAATTCCTCGACCTGAGCACCGGCCACCTCCCCCTGTCGGACCGTGGACACCTTGAGAGATATGCAAGGTCAGGTGGTTCCTTTGGGCTCACCTGCCTGTCCGGCCCGCACGGATGGTTTGTCCATGTCCCGCTTATGTGGACGGCCTTTACGATGCAAGAGGTCACATTGATTGCATTGTCGTATCTTTCTTCTGCGTATTTTCGCTCCAGCGAAATGCACTGA
- a CDS encoding IS110 family RNA-guided transposase — translation MKVTIIGLDIAKSVFQVHGTDASGKCLLKKKLGRSEVISFFEKLERCLVVLEACSTSHHWARVIRDTGHEVKLIPPEMVKPFVKRGKKNDAVDAAAICLAAIHPDTRFVPIKNREQQSLLSLHSTRTLLVKQQTMLVNALRALAAEFGLIVPLGNARLPELLAKIETSSNLPDALKQTTMLLFEQYGRLNESIENLEGGIRTHAKQDEDARRLLTIPGIGPVTASLIVASVTDIGAFDTARHFAAWLGLVPRQHSSGGKTRLGRITKTGNREIRKMLVLGATSMLYRAQKWDSAAGVWLCKLLERRPGRLATVALANKLARIIWVLLSRKEIYRPAGRSVAIV, via the coding sequence ATGAAAGTTACCATAATCGGCCTGGATATCGCCAAGTCTGTTTTTCAAGTGCATGGCACGGACGCAAGCGGAAAATGTCTGCTCAAGAAGAAACTCGGGCGGAGTGAAGTTATCTCATTCTTTGAAAAGCTGGAGCGCTGCCTGGTCGTACTCGAAGCCTGTAGCACGTCGCATCACTGGGCTCGTGTCATCCGTGACACCGGTCATGAGGTAAAACTCATTCCCCCTGAAATGGTCAAACCATTTGTCAAACGTGGCAAGAAAAACGATGCTGTTGATGCCGCCGCGATTTGTCTTGCCGCGATCCATCCCGACACGCGCTTCGTCCCGATTAAAAATCGGGAGCAGCAAAGCCTGTTATCGCTGCACTCAACTCGTACCCTTCTGGTCAAACAGCAAACGATGCTGGTGAATGCGTTGCGTGCACTTGCAGCGGAATTCGGTTTGATTGTTCCCCTTGGAAATGCCCGTCTCCCCGAACTTCTGGCGAAAATCGAAACCTCATCCAATCTGCCTGATGCCCTGAAACAGACAACCATGCTGCTCTTTGAACAGTATGGTCGACTGAACGAAAGCATAGAAAACCTGGAAGGAGGTATCCGGACACATGCCAAACAGGATGAAGATGCTCGCCGTCTTTTGACCATCCCGGGCATTGGTCCGGTAACCGCCTCCCTGATTGTCGCGTCTGTTACCGATATTGGGGCCTTCGATACGGCCCGGCACTTCGCAGCCTGGCTTGGTCTCGTACCGCGCCAGCATTCATCGGGCGGAAAAACCCGATTGGGCAGAATTACCAAAACGGGCAACCGGGAAATAAGAAAGATGCTCGTTCTGGGCGCAACATCCATGCTTTACCGCGCACAGAAATGGGATAGCGCTGCGGGAGTATGGCTTTGCAAGCTTCTGGAACGTCGCCCGGGCCGTCTGGCAACCGTGGCGTTAGCCAACAAGCTGGCCCGGATCATCTGGGTTTTGTTGTCGCGCAAAGAGATCTATCGTCCGGCCGGTCGCAGTGTCGCTATAGTCTGA
- a CDS encoding DUF5983 family protein, with protein sequence MVFRPHHGTLMSHGGRPPHLDPYSHDWPGSRSLRAILALARNHDCDYVLFDADGPVDASLRFFDDDEDE encoded by the coding sequence ATGGTCTTCCGACCTCATCATGGCACATTGATGTCGCATGGAGGCCGTCCACCCCATCTGGACCCATACTCCCATGATTGGCCGGGGTCGCGGTCACTGCGGGCCATTCTTGCCCTGGCCCGGAATCACGACTGTGATTACGTCCTGTTTGATGCGGACGGCCCGGTCGATGCCTCGCTTCGTTTCTTTGATGACGATGAAGATGAATGA
- a CDS encoding DUF3085 domain-containing protein, with protein sequence MKLHFDHALVARLLAHAQAASEHSPTYDQLVDPVFLKAGVSSRHPTGADVDRTKIPAGLMLVGDHGVYLMSNGYPGFSDAEGQANLVAYAVEADPRTCPDDWYDVKRASFGGDDGAEFLSADTIRKALEATAGSRLWIDVTPAQISCPYLASPKTP encoded by the coding sequence ATGAAACTTCATTTTGACCACGCCTTGGTGGCGCGTCTTCTCGCTCATGCGCAAGCCGCGAGCGAACATTCCCCTACCTATGATCAGCTTGTTGACCCGGTCTTTCTCAAGGCTGGCGTGTCGTCGCGCCATCCGACCGGTGCGGATGTCGACCGTACCAAGATACCGGCAGGCCTGATGCTGGTTGGCGATCATGGGGTGTACCTGATGTCGAATGGTTATCCGGGCTTCAGTGACGCTGAGGGTCAGGCGAACCTTGTCGCCTATGCTGTCGAAGCGGACCCGCGCACATGTCCTGACGACTGGTACGATGTCAAACGCGCGTCATTTGGCGGCGACGATGGCGCGGAATTTCTTTCCGCCGATACCATCCGCAAGGCACTGGAGGCGACTGCGGGCAGTCGTTTGTGGATTGATGTCACGCCCGCGCAGATCAGTTGCCCCTATCTGGCATCCCCGAAAACACCCTGA
- a CDS encoding DUF6878 family protein yields MTENFERSFAEHAERLLRHERACNEASAQNRRIIFETLSVSRITAVTVSFDGEGDSGQIEEIAVVPEGEDSRLDVLVDAVTARWTDCEIVSERTPLRDVIEQVCYAALAETNGGWENNEGAFGDFRFDVANRTLTLEFNGRYMSTEYSEHSWTEEA; encoded by the coding sequence ATGACTGAGAACTTCGAACGAAGCTTTGCGGAGCATGCAGAGCGGTTACTTCGCCATGAAAGAGCATGCAATGAAGCTTCAGCGCAAAATCGCAGGATCATCTTTGAAACGCTTTCGGTATCCAGGATTACAGCCGTTACAGTGTCGTTTGACGGTGAAGGAGATAGCGGCCAGATCGAGGAGATTGCTGTTGTGCCTGAAGGGGAGGATTCACGGCTCGACGTCCTTGTCGATGCGGTGACGGCGAGGTGGACTGATTGCGAGATTGTCTCGGAACGTACTCCCCTGCGGGATGTCATCGAACAGGTCTGTTACGCCGCACTGGCCGAGACCAACGGTGGTTGGGAAAACAATGAGGGTGCTTTTGGCGACTTCAGGTTTGACGTGGCCAACAGAACGCTGACGCTCGAATTTAACGGACGATATATGTCCACTGAATATTCCGAGCATAGCTGGACAGAGGAGGCCTGA
- a CDS encoding DUF6915 family protein, whose product MAHSYYHALSSVRQWGGTADDFLPIHAWFDESKLISADFRHRALRHHAEGIFLAERLFGVVLTISTGRVVPVRLIAEQHMREDFGFIPSFVDWLKEIRPQPWMGRAQPIHRSLDPAYGKLSE is encoded by the coding sequence ATGGCGCATAGTTATTATCATGCTCTCTCGTCGGTGCGGCAGTGGGGAGGTACGGCTGATGACTTCCTGCCTATCCATGCCTGGTTCGACGAATCAAAATTGATTTCGGCCGATTTTCGGCATCGTGCGCTGAGACATCACGCGGAAGGTATCTTCCTCGCTGAGAGACTTTTTGGCGTTGTGCTGACAATTTCCACCGGGCGGGTTGTTCCGGTGCGGCTGATCGCCGAGCAGCATATGCGCGAGGACTTTGGATTTATTCCGAGTTTCGTTGATTGGCTGAAGGAAATCCGCCCCCAGCCCTGGATGGGACGGGCGCAGCCCATTCATCGAAGCCTCGATCCCGCTTATGGCAAACTTTCAGAATAA
- a CDS encoding ArdC family protein, with translation MARTERTDIHQSVTDRIIRELEAGTVPWVCPWSRTKCGIALPRNAATDRAYSGINILMLWGSVEMQGFCTQKWLTFRQAHAQGGNVRKGEKGTTVFYADRFTPKSEAGSDEPRQIPFLKRFTVFNVDQCENLPESMVAPTAPLPEREIVPHAEALMTETGADIRVGGDRAFYAPDADFIRVPPQQSYFNQIDWYRTVFHEIGHWTGAESRLSRTFGRRFGDHAYAAEELVAEMTSAFVCAELQIEPTVRHADYIGNWLELLKADKRAIFTAASAASAAAQYIFSSSTRQPSVEDVASAA, from the coding sequence ATGGCCAGGACCGAACGTACCGACATCCACCAGTCCGTCACTGACCGCATCATCCGCGAACTTGAAGCGGGAACCGTGCCATGGGTCTGCCCGTGGAGCCGCACGAAATGCGGCATTGCCCTGCCGCGTAATGCCGCGACCGACCGGGCCTATTCCGGGATCAACATCCTGATGCTGTGGGGTTCGGTAGAGATGCAGGGGTTTTGTACCCAGAAATGGCTGACGTTCCGCCAGGCGCATGCGCAGGGCGGCAATGTCAGGAAAGGCGAGAAGGGAACGACGGTATTTTATGCCGACCGTTTCACGCCAAAATCGGAAGCAGGTTCCGACGAGCCACGCCAGATCCCGTTTCTAAAGCGGTTTACGGTGTTCAATGTTGACCAGTGCGAGAACCTGCCGGAGAGCATGGTCGCGCCGACCGCGCCGTTGCCGGAACGCGAAATCGTGCCGCACGCGGAAGCGCTGATGACCGAAACCGGGGCGGACATTCGCGTCGGTGGTGACAGGGCATTTTATGCCCCGGATGCGGACTTCATCCGGGTTCCGCCCCAGCAGTCCTATTTCAACCAGATCGACTGGTACCGAACCGTCTTTCACGAGATCGGGCATTGGACCGGGGCCGAAAGCCGGCTGTCGCGCACCTTTGGCAGGCGGTTTGGTGACCATGCCTACGCGGCCGAGGAACTCGTCGCAGAGATGACATCAGCTTTCGTATGCGCGGAACTGCAGATCGAGCCGACGGTCCGCCATGCGGATTACATCGGGAACTGGCTGGAACTGCTGAAGGCCGACAAGCGCGCCATTTTCACCGCAGCGAGCGCTGCTTCAGCCGCGGCCCAATACATTTTCAGCTCATCGACACGTCAGCCATCCGTCGAGGACGTGGCTTCTGCCGCCTGA
- the ssb gene encoding single-stranded DNA-binding protein has protein sequence MSQSVNRAIIIGHLGRDPDLAARREGEGKIASFGVATSETWTDRASGERREKTQWHRVVSFNDHLSAVIERRCQKGTLVYVEGHLETRKWTDQQGQDRYVTEIIIDRFDGNLKVLANGRSTGDGRFDEERPSRSAAQRPVPAATSNAQDVDDEIPF, from the coding sequence ATGAGCCAGTCAGTCAATCGCGCCATCATCATCGGTCACCTGGGCCGGGATCCGGATCTTGCCGCACGTAGGGAAGGGGAGGGCAAAATCGCATCCTTCGGCGTGGCGACAAGTGAAACCTGGACCGATCGCGCCAGCGGTGAGCGCCGGGAAAAAACCCAGTGGCACCGTGTCGTCTCTTTCAACGATCACCTTTCGGCCGTGATCGAACGTCGGTGCCAGAAGGGAACGCTGGTCTATGTCGAAGGCCATCTCGAGACACGCAAATGGACCGACCAGCAGGGACAGGACCGTTATGTGACCGAGATCATCATTGATCGGTTTGATGGAAACCTGAAGGTGCTGGCCAATGGTCGAAGCACGGGCGATGGACGTTTTGATGAAGAGCGTCCCTCGCGGAGCGCTGCACAGCGCCCCGTTCCTGCCGCAACTTCCAACGCGCAGGACGTGGATGACGAAATTCCGTTTTAG
- a CDS encoding DUF3991 and TOPRIM domain-containing protein gives MAYTSSPEAQQRELDELRNAVNCAVVLEKAGFRLDRQATAQRSARNLKFRRDSEAIIVNHDGKGWWDPKGDGKGDVFKLVQYLDPSKNLGHVRQELRALIGRSPTLEVVERTKGAADRPRRDPAELWNRRAAPGQGTAAWCYLTEIRGLPEHIVAIAGQQGALKEGPHGTAWFGHRDADGQFTGMEMRGPDYKGFSTGGVGKRLFGFRADGGEKPVTRLVVTEAAIDALSFAALDRFHKGTLYTSTGGGMSPESEANLKRVMMQVAAQPEARLVVAVDNDMQGDRYAGKFAAMARDVSLWSGRISPKGPGEDWNAVLRTRREGMEAGSVPVAPLCRLSEVLGSGSKAQPETVSPSWLGQAEAHGTQRPPRVSAPSLPAPSERVGKPAGPRSCSSPGMSL, from the coding sequence ATGGCTTACACGTCTTCCCCAGAAGCACAGCAAAGAGAACTTGATGAGCTTCGCAATGCTGTAAACTGCGCCGTTGTTCTGGAGAAAGCCGGGTTCCGGCTGGATCGGCAGGCCACCGCGCAGCGTTCCGCCCGTAACCTGAAATTTCGCCGTGACAGTGAGGCCATTATTGTCAATCACGATGGCAAGGGCTGGTGGGACCCCAAGGGCGACGGCAAGGGCGATGTCTTCAAGCTTGTCCAGTATCTCGATCCCTCGAAGAACCTCGGTCATGTCAGGCAGGAACTTCGCGCCCTGATCGGCAGGAGCCCGACGCTCGAAGTTGTCGAGCGTACGAAGGGAGCCGCTGACAGACCGCGGCGCGATCCCGCTGAACTGTGGAACCGTCGCGCCGCACCCGGGCAGGGGACGGCTGCATGGTGCTATCTGACGGAGATCCGTGGGTTGCCCGAGCATATTGTCGCGATTGCTGGACAGCAGGGGGCGCTGAAGGAAGGCCCGCACGGAACCGCCTGGTTCGGCCACCGGGATGCGGACGGGCAGTTCACCGGCATGGAAATGCGGGGGCCGGATTACAAGGGGTTTTCGACGGGCGGAGTTGGCAAGCGTCTCTTCGGTTTCCGGGCCGACGGGGGAGAAAAGCCGGTGACACGCCTTGTCGTCACCGAGGCGGCCATTGATGCATTGTCCTTTGCTGCACTCGATCGCTTCCATAAAGGAACGCTCTATACCTCGACGGGTGGCGGCATGAGCCCAGAGAGCGAAGCGAACCTGAAGCGGGTCATGATGCAGGTCGCCGCCCAGCCTGAAGCGCGACTGGTTGTTGCCGTTGATAACGACATGCAGGGGGATCGTTATGCCGGGAAATTCGCTGCGATGGCACGGGACGTCAGTCTCTGGTCGGGGCGGATATCTCCGAAAGGGCCGGGAGAGGACTGGAATGCGGTCCTGAGGACCCGCAGGGAAGGAATGGAGGCGGGTTCTGTTCCCGTTGCGCCCTTGTGCCGCCTGTCCGAAGTTCTGGGTTCGGGGTCGAAAGCGCAGCCGGAGACGGTGTCTCCGTCATGGCTGGGTCAGGCCGAGGCGCACGGCACGCAGCGGCCGCCGCGGGTTTCGGCTCCGTCATTGCCTGCGCCGTCTGAACGTGTGGGGAAGCCCGCTGGGCCACGTTCATGTTCATCGCCGGGGATGTCCTTGTGA
- a CDS encoding ATP-dependent helicase: protein MTGNLPVPRALAPVLDSLTPEQRRAAMALGYVLVLAGAGTGKTKTLTAGVATRVGLHGMVPGQILCVTFTNKAAQEMRKRIGDVLGTYSVPTWLGTFHALAARQLRAEPEVAQLRSGFDIRDAEDSLAIVRRLIRTVPKEKLPVPQEGAPGDARQIKKMAERIARLKEDLITPVAAFAHVESLIGRRQSANLHVDHESWRFVVGLYGRYQAILREQNAADFGDLLMWPTLAMLHDAAYHRRWSARFTAVMADEFQDVNRAQYLWLTLLSRTSGELFCVGDDSQSIYSWRGAKVGFLRNFPREFPAVKTFKLEENFRSTSNILDASNAVISFDPSRIEKTLFTRRGEGLPIEVLGFSYATEEAAAIVREIGRRAATGVAWHDMAIIYRQNRLFRTLEEALLHARVPYEIIGDVGFYWRTAVKDALALLTLCAWPDERRSDEAFRRMANRPPRGLGARGLGKIEIEASAGGLSLCAAATRTRLSPRCVVALQGFVQILRQIGCRKGESLGERLTGLLEATGYLDMLRADDSDEAATQRENLAELIELAQGFRRVEHLLEHAALAGGAPGEKGRDRVQLMTMHRSKGLEFRHVFLPAWEEAIFPGAMSRNPGEERRLAYVALTRAMEQATITFCDYRQGGSSRPSRFIDEIPLENRVSSWNHGRNEPRQSDGRWRQVDQELNALGL, encoded by the coding sequence ATGACCGGTAATCTTCCCGTTCCGCGTGCGCTTGCGCCAGTCCTTGATAGCCTGACGCCAGAACAGCGGCGCGCGGCGATGGCGCTGGGATATGTTCTGGTTCTGGCAGGGGCAGGCACCGGCAAGACCAAAACCCTGACAGCCGGGGTCGCAACCCGCGTCGGACTGCATGGCATGGTTCCTGGCCAGATCCTCTGTGTAACCTTTACCAACAAGGCCGCCCAGGAAATGCGCAAGCGCATCGGAGACGTTCTTGGGACGTACTCGGTACCCACATGGCTTGGAACGTTTCATGCTCTGGCTGCCCGACAGCTACGGGCCGAGCCTGAAGTGGCGCAATTGCGTAGCGGTTTTGACATTCGTGACGCCGAGGACAGTCTCGCCATTGTCCGCCGCCTGATCAGGACTGTCCCTAAGGAAAAGCTTCCCGTGCCGCAGGAAGGAGCGCCAGGAGATGCGAGACAGATCAAAAAAATGGCCGAGCGGATTGCGCGGCTGAAAGAGGATCTGATCACACCGGTGGCTGCTTTCGCGCATGTTGAAAGCCTGATCGGCAGGCGGCAGTCGGCGAATCTCCATGTGGATCACGAAAGCTGGCGCTTTGTCGTCGGGTTGTATGGTCGTTACCAGGCGATCCTGCGCGAGCAGAACGCGGCGGATTTTGGTGATCTGCTGATGTGGCCGACCCTCGCGATGCTGCATGATGCGGCATACCATCGCCGGTGGTCCGCCCGTTTTACGGCCGTGATGGCGGACGAGTTTCAGGATGTGAACCGCGCCCAGTACCTGTGGCTCACGTTGCTCAGCAGGACGTCTGGTGAACTGTTCTGTGTGGGTGATGATTCCCAGAGCATCTATTCCTGGCGGGGGGCGAAAGTCGGCTTCCTGCGGAACTTCCCGCGTGAGTTTCCTGCTGTGAAGACGTTCAAGCTCGAGGAGAACTTCCGTTCCACCAGCAATATTCTTGATGCGTCGAATGCGGTGATTTCATTTGACCCGTCGCGGATCGAAAAGACACTGTTTACACGTCGGGGCGAGGGCCTCCCGATCGAGGTTCTGGGGTTCTCCTACGCCACCGAGGAAGCTGCGGCGATCGTCCGGGAGATTGGCCGTCGCGCAGCGACCGGCGTCGCCTGGCATGACATGGCTATCATTTACCGCCAGAACCGGCTTTTCCGAACGCTGGAGGAAGCATTGCTCCACGCCCGTGTCCCCTACGAGATCATCGGGGATGTGGGTTTCTATTGGCGTACCGCCGTCAAGGACGCTCTGGCCCTGCTGACGCTTTGTGCATGGCCCGATGAGCGCAGGTCGGACGAAGCCTTTCGGCGGATGGCCAACCGGCCCCCGCGGGGCCTTGGCGCCAGGGGCCTGGGGAAAATCGAGATAGAGGCTTCGGCGGGTGGTCTGTCGCTATGCGCGGCGGCCACACGGACCCGGCTGTCCCCGAGATGTGTCGTGGCGCTGCAGGGATTCGTCCAGATTCTCAGACAGATCGGATGTCGGAAAGGGGAAAGCCTTGGGGAGCGCCTTACCGGCCTGCTCGAGGCAACAGGGTATCTGGACATGCTGCGGGCTGATGATTCGGATGAAGCTGCAACCCAGCGCGAAAACCTCGCGGAACTGATCGAACTGGCCCAGGGTTTCCGGCGCGTGGAACACCTCCTCGAACATGCGGCACTGGCAGGCGGAGCACCTGGAGAAAAAGGTCGTGATCGCGTTCAGCTCATGACCATGCACCGGTCGAAAGGACTGGAATTCCGGCATGTCTTTCTTCCTGCGTGGGAAGAGGCGATTTTCCCCGGTGCGATGTCGCGCAATCCCGGAGAGGAGCGTCGCCTTGCCTATGTGGCGCTGACCCGGGCCATGGAGCAGGCCACGATCACGTTCTGTGATTATCGCCAGGGCGGATCTTCCCGTCCGAGCCGGTTCATTGACGAAATTCCACTCGAGAACCGGGTCAGCAGCTGGAATCATGGCAGGAACGAACCACGTCAGTCTGACGGCCGTTGGAGGCAGGTTGATCAGGAACTGAATGCGCTTGGCTTGTGA